Proteins from one Cryptomeria japonica chromosome 4, Sugi_1.0, whole genome shotgun sequence genomic window:
- the LOC131874980 gene encoding uncharacterized protein LOC131874980 has product MDFRKIERSAEQILSDDLSYWRLASVAEVRDNMDRIKKERILDSWDIARLLDGWVDGPGYRYTIENEYKPNMGHMLLVRTKTPRASDGKFIEEMYSGVELNSKGRKAALLLSCDDKITEVMCFVLMSTIDRFVETGERQSELDRLTESLKQTFYHRRTVLHYAADQPHNGEHARCVADLILSNFEYGRELIKAGDKYGRTSLHYAAHHGHIGLFHFLIVNCGLDADEKDRNGENILHLAVNSNKIEVVNLLLTIMDGLKNLVASQDAKCKTPLHKAAANGNTHIICILLQCMNELGKSGLFRQADLFGQTALLEAARGGHKGAFRNLLQIGSKPLAERNSEGKTAQHYCVQLKDEDAATDMVSMLLDHCLPEERLLLLSASATGIGTAEQCAESAYVQSFLKQQRESEVTAGSSRDLLLSAVTLGYDKMAWELINRGANTSQLHNYNFSNSEVSDARQQRIKKFLQRVEKMPEGGRDQPTVHDSLGRRAFAEGLAALFLNPHVKSPATVGISGDWGMGKSSLMLQTEMLLLQAAAQLTFPDILPIEEFPGSKQFELTQKGRKKYKKVKKGVKELLPASEIANIDEDPLVYFLDNYQDKYPQVYKSLALMDRGELFRLKDETSDSSSSLASMFAMSKLRLKGKTSDSSTSLGKIPTILTVRYNAWYYQNESEALAGLAITISKAMEETMTKSQRIRSCWRYTLKERGGEIGFQFLLPCILALFLSGWLTWAFWMLLSRLKHSELQDLKYGSIPVTIVVVFWTVMRQLYSVFKPVSVQIMGYVSLPDHSKNLGYQHQVISDINFLKQQIRQKPSLFWKFLAGNWLWRMCGLYLDTIEGTSIPKTPPPSKDDIRIIVFVDDLDRCEDTVILQVLSAVNLVLAVCEINVILGMDKKMIARAIAHKYQHQYQDNANLKINPVDLADKYLSKIVQLPLALPDSGNEERIEFLNQQLGEEFMESGDDGTEESSQHSEDAQSSNTQIIQNGRPERLSGSQITIYLLYARHSILIALLDKKKKILIDAEAQSRDEENRLRNPPESGLEIKSIISQLLDRLRALSKLCKWIFSDAQSRDEDPEENRQQNTPASGLEIQSIISQLLDRLRALRSKLCKWTFSGPDERSSKLKSMPINSQLILPSYSDEERKAMVFLSTQASDGPQLPREWKRFLTYHRLAWNVLFRFKQVKHLRGWQVQLLVWIFCCWQWKDNMNRIIENWKELVSIEGGTVNDDDPSLKIIVEHCLDRKVEDEGKDKWRLMIKTLDEYDVSLKSIQSFQKFRLHCEIGYLPPPPANATEPMRSNSVREHPSLGSNLSPR; this is encoded by the exons ATGGACTTCAGAAAGATCGAAAGAAGTGCGGAGCAGATTTTATCAGATGATTTGAGTTACTGGCGTTTGGCGTCTGTGGCTGAAGTGAGAGACAATATGGATAGGATTAAGAAAGAGCGAATCTTAGATTCGTGGGATATTGCACGCCTTTTGGATGGATGGGTGGATGGCCCCGGCTACAGATATACTATTGAGAATGAGTACAAACCCAACATGGGACACATGCTGCTAGTTAGAACAAAAACACCAAGAGCATCGG ATGGTAAATTCATTGAAGAAATGTACTCTGGAGTGGAGTTGAACAGTAAGGGAAGAAAAGCCGCTCTATTGCTCTCCTGCGACGATAAAATTACTGAAGTCATGTGCTTCGTTTTAATGAGTACCATAGATAGATTTGTGGAGACGGGGGAGCGTCAATCAGAGTTAGATCGTTTGACAGAAAGTCTGAAGCAGACTTTCTATCACCGTAGAACGGTATTGCACTACGCTGCCGACCAGCCACACAATGGAGAACATGCACGGTGCGTTGCAGATTTGATTCTAAGCAACTTTGAATATGGAAGAGAGTTGATAAAAGCTGGGGATAAATACGGAAGGACTTCTCTTCACTATGCAGCTCATCATGGGCACATCGGCCTCTTCCATTTTCTAATTGTCAATTGCGgattggatgctgatgaaaagGATCGAAATGGTGAAAATATACTGCATCTTGCCGTAAATAGCAATAAGATAGAAGTAGTGAACCTATTATTGACGATAATGGATGGCTTGAAGAATCTAGTTGCTTCTCAGGACGCCAAATGTAAGACCCCGTTGCATAAAGCGGCGGCTAACGGTAATACACATATCATATGCATTCTCCTGCAATGCATGAATGAACTAGGCAAGAGTGGACTTTTTCGTCAGGCTGATTTGTTTGGGCAAACGGCACTTCTCGAAGCAGCAAGGGGAGGTCACAAAGGAGCCTTTCGGAACCTATTGCAAATTGGATCGAAGCCTCTTGCTGAACGCAACTCTGAAGGTAAAACTGCACAACACTATTGTGTGCAGCTCAAAGATGAAGATGCGGCCACTGACATGGTTTCGATGCTGCTGGATCATTGCCTGCCTGAAGAAAGATTGCTTCTGCTGTCGGCGTCGGCTACTGGCATTGGTACAGCTGAACAATGTGCTGAATCCGCATATGTACAAAGTTTTCTCAAGCAGCAAAGAGAAAGTGAAGTCACAGCGGGAAGCTCAAGGGACTTGTTACTCAGCGCTGTTACGCTGGGATATGACAAAATGGCATGGGAACTTATCAATAGAGGTGCCAATACTAGTCAATTACACAACTACAACTTCTCTAACAGCGAAGTGTCAGATGCTCGTCAACAGCGCATCAAGAAGT TTCTTCAGCGTGTAGAGAAAATGCCGGAAGGAGGCCGAGATCAACCAACTGTCCACGATAGTCTAG GAAGAAGGGCTTTTGCAGAAGGACTGGCTGCACTTTTTCTAAACCCACACGTTAAATCACCCGCGACGGTGGGCATCTCGGGTGACTGGGGAATGGGCAAGTCCAGCTTAATGTTGCAG ACGGAAATGCTTTTGCTGCAAGCAGCAGCTCAGCTAACGTTTCCAGATATTCTACCAATTGAAGAGTTTCCAGGGTCCAAACAGTTCGAGCTAACTCAGAAAGGTCGAAAAAAATACAAGAAAGTTAAAAAAGGAGTGAAAGAATTATTGCCAGCCTCTGAAATAGCCAAT ATTGATGAGGATCCATTGGTGTATTTTCTCGACAACTATCAAGACAAGTACCCTCAAGTGTATAAATCATTAGCGCTCATGGACCGCGGTGAGCTG TTTCGTTTGAAGGATGAAACATCAGATTCAAGTAGCAGTCTGGCCTCAATGTTTGCTATGTCTAAGCTTCGTTTGAAGGGTAAGACATCAGATTCAAGTACCAGCCTGGGCAAGATTCCTACTATCCTGACAGTTCGCTATAACGCGTGGTATTACCAAAATGAGTCAGAAGCACTGGCAGGCTTGGCTATTACAATATCAAAGGCCATGGAAGAAACGATGACTAAATCCCAGAGAATAAGGTCTTGCTGGAGATACACATTGAAGGAAAGAGGAGGCGAAATAGGCTTCCAATTTCTTTTACCGTGCATCCTGGCCCTGTTTCTTTCAGGTTGGCTTACTTGGGCGTTTTGGATGTTGTTAAGCAGATTGAAGCACAGCGAGCTGCAGGACTTAAAATACGGATCCATTCCTGTGACTATAGTTGTTGTTTTTTGGACCGTAATGAGACAACTTTATTCTGTTTTCAAACCTGTTAGTGTTCAAATAATGGGATATGTTAGCCTACCTGACCACAGCAAAAATCTTGGTTATCAGCATCAAGTGATATCTGATATCAACTTTTTAAAACAACAAATTCGGCAGAAACCGTCTTTGTTCTGGAAATTTCTTGCTGGTAATTGGTTATGGAGAATGTGTGGGCTCTATCTTGACACTATTGAAGGTACATCCATTCCGAAAACACCCCCGCCTTCCAAAGATGATATCCGCATTATTGTCTTCGTTGACGACTTGGATAGGTGCGAAGACACCGTTATTTTACAG GTGCTTTCTGCAGTTAATTTGGTCTTGGCAGTTTGTGAGATTAATGTGATTCTtggaatggacaagaaaatgatCGCAAGAGCAATAGCACATAAATATCAACATCAATACCAAGACAatgctaatttaaaaataaatccaGTAGACTTGGCTGATAAATACTTAAGCAAAATAGTTCAGCTGCCATTGGCCTTACCAGATTCGGGCAACGAGGAAAGGATAGAGTTTCTAAATCAGCAGTTGGGAGAGGAGTTCATGGAAAGTGGTGACGACGGAACAGAGGAGAGCTCACAACATTCAGAAg ATGCTCAGTCAAGTAATACACAAATTATTCAGAACGGACGGCCAGAGCGTTTATCAGGTTCCCAAATTACAATATATTTGTTATATGCAAGGCATTCAATTTTAATTGCTTTacttgataaaaagaaaaaaattctgaTTGATGCAGAAGCTCAATCTAGAGATGAAGAAAACCGTCTAAGAAATCCTCCAGAAAGCGGCCTAGAGATCAAGTCAATAATTTCCCAATTACTCGACCGTTTGAGAGCATTGAGTAAGCTTTGCAAATGGATATTTTCAG ATGCTCAATCCAGAGATGAAGACCCTGAAGAAAACCGTCAACAAAACACTCCAGCAAGCGGCCTAGAGATCCAGTCAATCATTTCCCAATTACTCGACCGTTTGAGAGCATTGAGGAGTAAGCTTTGCAAATGGACATTTTCAG GCCCTGATGAAAGAAGCTCGAAACTGAAAAGCATGCCAATAAATAGCCAGTTGATTCTGCCAAGTTACAGCGATGAAGAGAGGAAAGCAATGGTTTTCTTGAGCACACAAGCAAGCGATGGCCCACAACTTCCTCGTGAATGGAAAAGATTCCTCACATATCATCGTCTAGCGTGGAATGTCCTTTTCCGATTCAAACAAGTGAAACACTTGCGAGGATGGCAGGTCCAACTTCTTGTATGGATATTCTGTTGTTGGCAATGGAAAGACAATATGAACCGTATTATAGAG AACTGGAAGGAGCTTGTGTCTATAGAGGGCGGCACTGTAAATGATGATGACCCCTCACTCAAAATTATTGTTGAGCATTGTCTTGACAGAAAAGTAGAAGACGAGGGGAAGGACAAGTGGCGGTTAATGATTAAGACTTTGGACGAATACGATGTTTCCTTGAAGAGCATTCAATCTTTTCAAAAGTTTCGTCTACATTGTGAGATTGGATATCTTCCTCCGCCTCCTGCAAATGCCACAGAGCCAATGAGGAGTAACTCCGTCCGGGAACATCCCTCACTAGGCTCTAATTTGTCGCCAAGGTAG